Part of the Ignatzschineria larvae DSM 13226 genome, AGCTCTTATTTGAATCGGAAAGTAATAGAGGTTGCATTGATTTAAAAAGTTTATATCTCTGTATCTTCTTGACCAATCAGCCTATGATTATAAGGTAGAATGAAATAGAGAATATAAGATAAGAATAGGGAAGGGAGAGATAATAATGAGTACAGAAATACTCTCAGAGAAGGAGAATCGGTCGAAGCGATTGCTGCCGGTGATTTTGGCGATAGCGATTTTTATGCAGATGCTCGATACCACAATTCTTAATACAGCATTGCCGAGTATTGCATTGAGTCTAAATGAGCCAGAATTAAAGATTCAGTCGATTCTCATCAGTTATACTTTAGTATTAGCCATCTGCGCACCGATTAGTGGAGTTGTTGCCGATAAGATTGGAACACGATACACCTTTTTACTCGCAGTGATCTTTTTTACGCTAGGATCATTATTGGCTGCGCTTTCGATGAGCTTAACGCAATTAACGCTCTCTCGGATTTTGCAAGGAGTTGGTGGCGCGATGTTGACGCCAGTTGCGCGTCTTGCTTTGATGAAAGCTTATGATCGTAAAGATTATCTGCGCGTGATTAATTATGCAATTACGCCGGCATTGATCGGACCGATTCTAGGGCCTCTATTAGGAGGCTATCTGGTGCAATATGCGAGTTGGCATTGGATCTTCTTGATTAATCTACCGATTGGGTTGATTGTCTTGATTCTAGCGGCATTCTTTATGCCTGATTTCAGAGGCGCACCATTTCATTTTGATCTTCGAGGATACATTATCTTCGCATTGGCGATATTCCTCATTACCTTTGGGCTTGAATACTCTATTCGAGGAGAGATTAAGTGGTTAGCCATACCGATGATTCTCGGTGGCTTCTTCTTTCTTGTTTGGTATTGGTTCTATGCAAAACATAAAGATAAACCGCTCTTCTCATTAACGCTACTAGATGTGCGGACATTCCGAATTGGCTTAAATGGAAACCTTGTCGCGCGTTTGGGGATTAGCGCAATGCCATTTCTATTGCCGCTCTTTTTCCAAGTGGCTTTAGGATATTCGCCAAGTGATGCGGGTTGGCTTTTAGTGCCGATTGCGGTGGGTGGATTGACGGTGAAACCGCTTGTGACGAAGATTCTATACGTCTTAGGTTATCGCCGGATTCTCATTTGGAATACGGTATTGATTAGTCTTTTTATCATTACCATTGGGATTTTCGGGCGTGATATGCCGATGTGGGCGCTTGTGATTCAGCTCTATATTTTAGGGCTCTGTAACTCAACGCAATTTACGGCAATGAATACCTTAACGGTGGGGGATTTAGGGAAAGAACAGATGAGCAGTGGTAATAGTTTAATGGTGGTGAACCAGCAACTAGCGCTCACTTTGGGGGTTGCCTTTGCAGCGCTGTTCCTGAACTTCTATATTGCGCAGCATTGGTTTCCGACTGAAAATACCGAAAAAGCTTTCCAACTGACCTTTATTACAATGGGGGTTTTGACTTTGATTGCGACTTATATCTTTGCCAAATTGAAAAAAGAGGATGGTGATTTTCTTGCAGGCCGTAGTGTGAAGTAGTGGGTATTACTGATCAATAGCCGGCGTAATTCGATGCCGGCTACTGCATAGCTTGTCTGTTTTCTGATGATTGATCTGCTGCTGATCAATTAATCAATCAATCTATCGTTATCGCTTGATTGCACGTTGTCCGTCAGGGAAGATCATCTCGCCACGATCGACTTTGTGATTTTTGAAAGTGCCGATAAATGTGGAGCCATCGCTTAAGGTGAGTCGTCCGCGTCCATCAAAGACACCATTACGGTGTTCCCCTTCATAGATTTCACCGCTACTCATTGTGCTTTTGCCAAATCCATTGGGTTGTCCATTTTTAATGGCACCTTGATAGATAGAGCCATCGGGCGTAATAATTTTGCCGAAGCCATTCGCTTGACCTTCGATAATCTCACCGATATAGATCGATTCATTCGGTAATTTGAGATATTGACCAGGTGAAAGGGCTTTAATCTCTTGTAGCGCTTCAATGTAAGGCGCATTCGCTGCCGGTTGTGTGGGGAGATGCGTGGCGCAAGCGGAGAGTGCAAAGGCGAAAGCTGTTAGAAGTAGAAGACGTTTCATAAGACCTCATTGAGTGGGTAAGAAGACAATAATCAAGAAAAATCATCAAGAAAAAATCATCAAGAAAAAATCATCACGAAGGGAACAATAATATTGTCAGATCTTATCTGAATGCGGGAATGAGGGCAAATCCTCGTGCGTTTTTAGAGGGAATAGAAAAGGAGGAGGGAGATAATAGAATGAGGCAATAGGTGCTGAAATGGCGGATATTGAGAATGCACATAGAGAGCGCATAGACAAACATCGTATCTAAGACTAATGCTAAGACTTAAATATTGTAGAGAAAGTTTATTGAGATGAGGCTTTATAGGGGGGTATAGAGAGGAGATTTTCTATAGAGAGAATTTTAAGATGGTCGGGGCAGAGGGATTCGAACCCCCGACCCTCTGGTCCCAAACCAGATGCGCTACCAGACTGCGCTAT contains:
- a CDS encoding MFS transporter; translated protein: MSTEILSEKENRSKRLLPVILAIAIFMQMLDTTILNTALPSIALSLNEPELKIQSILISYTLVLAICAPISGVVADKIGTRYTFLLAVIFFTLGSLLAALSMSLTQLTLSRILQGVGGAMLTPVARLALMKAYDRKDYLRVINYAITPALIGPILGPLLGGYLVQYASWHWIFLINLPIGLIVLILAAFFMPDFRGAPFHFDLRGYIIFALAIFLITFGLEYSIRGEIKWLAIPMILGGFFFLVWYWFYAKHKDKPLFSLTLLDVRTFRIGLNGNLVARLGISAMPFLLPLFFQVALGYSPSDAGWLLVPIAVGGLTVKPLVTKILYVLGYRRILIWNTVLISLFIITIGIFGRDMPMWALVIQLYILGLCNSTQFTAMNTLTVGDLGKEQMSSGNSLMVVNQQLALTLGVAFAALFLNFYIAQHWFPTENTEKAFQLTFITMGVLTLIATYIFAKLKKEDGDFLAGRSVK